The following coding sequences are from one Melanotaenia boesemani isolate fMelBoe1 chromosome 19, fMelBoe1.pri, whole genome shotgun sequence window:
- the tnpo1 gene encoding transportin-1, whose amino-acid sequence MECEWKPDEQGLQQILQLLKESQSPDTSTQRSVQQRLEQLNQYPDFNNYLIFVLTKLKSEDEPTRSLSGLILKNNVKAHYQNFPNGVSDFIKSECLQNIGDSSPLIRATVGILITTIASKGELQNWPELLPKLCLLLDSEDYNTCEGAFGALQKICEDSAEILDSDMLDRPLNIMIPKFLQFFKHNSPKIRSHAIACVNQFIISRTQALMLHIDPFIENLFALATDEEPEVRKNVCRALVMLLEVRMDRLLPHMHNIVEYMLQRTQDHDENVALEACEFWLTLAEQPVCKEVLCGHLAQLTPVLVNGMKYSEIDIILLKGDIEEDEAIPDNEQDIRPRFHRSRTVAQQHEGDGIEEQEDEDDELDDDDDTISDWNLRKCSAAALDVLANVFRDDLLLHILPLLKELLFHPEWVVKESGILVLGAIAEGCMQGMIPYLPELIPHLIQCLSDKKALVRSITCWTLSRYAHWVVSQPPDIYLKPLMTELLKRILDSNKRVQEAACSAFATLEEEACTELVPYLAFILDTLVFAFSKYQHKNLLILYDAIGTLADSVGHHLNKPEYIQMLMPPLIQKWNQLKDEDKDLFPLLECLSSVATALQSGFLPYCEPVYQRCVNLVQKTLAQAMLHQSQPDQYEAPDKDFMIVALDLLSGLAEGLGGTIEQLVARSNILTLMYQCMQDKMPEVRQSSFALLGDLTKACFQHVKPCIADFMPILGTNLNPELISVCNNATWAIGEISIQMGPEMQPYIAMVLHQLVEIINRPNTPKTLLENTAITIGRLGYVCPQEVAPMLQQFIRPWCTSLRNIRDNEEKDSAFRGICTMISVNPGGVVQDFIFFCDAVASWVNPKDDLRDMFYKILHGFKNQVGEENWRRFSDQFPMPLKERLATFYGV is encoded by the exons ATGGAGTGTGAGTGGAAGCCAGACGAGCAAGGACTTCAACAAATATTACAGCTGCTGAAAGAGTCTCAGTCGCCAGATACGTCCACTCAGAGATCCGTCCAGCAA AGACTTGAGCAGCTGAACCAGTATCCAGACTTTAACAACtatttgatatttgttttgACAAAATTAAAGTCAGAAG ACGAACCGACTCGATCCCTAAGTGGACTGATACTGAAAAACAACGTGAAAGCTCACTATCAGAACTTTCCAAATGGTGTGTCAGATTTCATCAAGAGTGAGTGCCTGCAAAACATTGGAGATTCTTCTCCCCTCATCCGGGCCACCGTGG GTATCCTCATCACTACAATTGCCTCCAAGGGTGAGCTACAGAACTGGCCAGAGCTTCTGCCTAAACTCTGTCTGTTGTTGGATTCTGAGGACTACAATACATGTGAG GGAGCATTTGGAGCCTTGCAGAAGATCTGTGAAGACTCTGCTGAGATCCTGGACAGTGACATGCTGGACCGTCCTCTAAACATCATGATCCCAAAATTCTTGCAGTTTTTCAAGCACAACAGTCCTAAGATTAG GTCTCATGCCATCGCCTGCGTCAATCAGTTCATCATCAGCAGGACTCAGGCTCTTATGCTGCACATCGATCCTTTCATTGAG AACCTTTTTGCGCTGGCGACAGATGAGGAGCCTGAAGTGAGGAAGAATGTTTGCAGAGCTCTTGTTATGCTGCTGGAGGTTCGCATGGATCGTCTGTTGCCCCACATGCACAACATAGTTGAG TACATGCTTCAGAGGACTCAAGACCACGATGAGAATGTTGCCCTGGAGGCTTGTGAGTTCTGGCTTACACTGGCAGAGCAGCCAGTGTGTAAGGAAGTGCTGTGTGGTCACCTCGCTCA GCTCACTCCTGTGCTTGTCAACGGAATGAAGTACTCTGAGATTGACATTATCCTGCTCAAG GGTGACATTGAGGAGGACGAGGCCATTCCAGACAATGAGCAAGACATCAGACCACGCTTCCACCGCTCCCGCACGGTTGCCCAGCAACATGAGGGTGATGGGATTGAGGAACaggaagatgaggatgatgaactggatgatgatgatgatactaTCTCTGATTGGAACCTGC GCAAGTGTTCGGCCGCAGCCCTAGATGTGTTGGCCAACGTGTTCAGAGATGATCTGCTGTTGCACATTCTGCCCCTGCTCAAAGAGTTGCTCTTCCATCCAGAGTGGGTGGTTAAAGAGTCTGGCATCCTTGTACTAGGAGCTATAGCTGAAG GCTGTATGCAAGGCATGATCCCATATCTGCCTGAGCTCATACCACATCTCATCCAGTGTTTGTCTGACAAAAAGGCTTTGGTGCGATCCATCACCTGTTGGACGCTAAGTCGCTATGCGCACTGGGTTGTAAGCCAACCTCCAGATATTTACCTGAAGCCTTTAATGACAGAGCTGCTCAAACGTATCCTGGATAGCAACAAGCGTGTGCAGGAGGCTGCTTGCAG TGCCTTTGCCACTTTGGAGGAAGAGGCTTGTACAGAGCTGGTGCCCTACCTGGCATTCATTCTGGACACACTGGTGTTTGCCTTCAGCAAGTACCAACACAAAAACCTGCTCATTCTTTATGATGCAATAGGAACGCTTGCAGATTCAGTGGGGCATCATCTCAATAAACCG GAGTACATCCAGATGTTAATGCCACCTTTAATCCAGAAATGGAACCAGCTAAAAGATGAAGACAAAGATCTCTTCCCGTTATTAGAA TGTCTGTCTTCTGTAGCCACAGCCCTGCAGAGTGGCTTCCTGCCCTACTGTGAGCCTGTGTACCAACGCTGTGTCAACCTGGTCCAGAAGACCCTTGCTCAGGCTATG CTTCATCAGTCACAGCCAGATCAATATGAGGCCCCTGACAAAGACTTCATGATTGTGGCACTGGATCTTCTCAGTGGACTGGCTGAGGGTTTGGGAGGCACCATTGAGCAGCTGGTTGCTCGCAGCAACATCCTCACCCTCATGTACCAGTGCATGCAG GACAAAATGCCAGAAGTGCGTCAGAGTTCTTTTGCGCTACTTGGGGATCTCACCAAAGCTTGTTTCCAGCATGTCAAACCATGCATCG ctgaTTTTATGCCCATACTGGGTACAAATttaaatccagagttaatatcAGTGTGTAACAATGCAACGTGGGCAATAGGAGAGATATCTATACAAATGG GGCCTGAAATGCAGCCATACATTGCCATGGTGCTGCACCAGCTGGTGGAGATCATTAACAGGCCCAACACCCCAAAGACTCTACTGGAAAATACAG CAATAACAATTGGTCGTCTTGGTTACGTTTGTCCTCAAGAGGTGGCACCCATGCTACAGCAGTTTATAAGACCCTG GTGTACTTCTCTACGGAATATAAGAGACAATGAGGAGAAAGACTCTGCATTCAGGGGAATTTGCACTATGATCAGTGTAAATCCAGGAGGCGTGGTGCAG GATTTTATATTCTTCTGTGATGCAGTGGCCTCCTGGGTCAATCCAAAAGATGATCTCAGAGACATGTTCTACAAG ATCCTTCACGGGTTCAAGAACCAGGTGGGAGAAGAAAACTGGAGGCGCTTCTCAGATCAGTTCCCAATGCCACTGAAGGAACGACTGGCAACCTTTTATGGAGTGTAA